In one Corallococcus sp. EGB genomic region, the following are encoded:
- a CDS encoding SRPBCC family protein, with protein sequence MQERREAPMAEVYASQLIQAPADVVWDRVGGFDGLPRWHPGVISSERVTRPESGPLRRLTTRDGEVYLEMQLAHDPQARTYAYKMLEGPLPVRDFVAKLRVTPVTATGQTFVEWQATFQVTPGHEGETAALCQWIREEFYARGLRGLAHTFLPPPPRVPVPEREWRR encoded by the coding sequence ATGCAAGAACGACGTGAGGCACCGATGGCAGAGGTGTATGCAAGTCAGCTCATCCAGGCACCCGCGGACGTGGTCTGGGACCGCGTCGGGGGCTTTGACGGCCTTCCGCGCTGGCACCCGGGCGTCATCTCCAGCGAACGGGTGACGCGTCCGGAGTCAGGCCCGCTGCGCCGGCTGACCACGCGTGACGGCGAGGTCTACCTGGAGATGCAGCTGGCACACGACCCGCAGGCGCGCACCTATGCGTACAAGATGCTGGAGGGCCCGCTGCCCGTGCGCGACTTCGTGGCGAAGCTGCGGGTGACGCCGGTGACGGCGACCGGACAGACCTTCGTGGAGTGGCAGGCGACCTTCCAGGTGACGCCCGGACACGAGGGGGAGACGGCCGCGCTGTGCCAGTGGATCCGCGAGGAGTTCTACGCGCGGGGTCTGCGAGGACTGGCGCACACCTTCCTGCCACCTCCGCCCCGGGTGCCGGTGCCGGAGCGGGAGTGGCGGCGCTGA
- a CDS encoding cytochrome-c peroxidase: MAGHRLIASTLGAFALAGLAGCTDTTAPVEDSPTLGASQAELASLAQASAGKKHFQEALPGTNGRSCATCHVLSDNAALTPAHVEALWARNPMDPLFHRIDADDPNAPVPTYEHLKKGLVRLVLPLPANMDVIDVQGNVITAPDRKVSVWRAVPSIADTAFSGPFQSDGREPDLITQAQSAVTSHSQGGTVARPVLERIAAFERTVFSSPRSRFVAELLERGWPLSAIPDPDALLLLDASERRGRDVYNLACEACHGDRTRNRIVNRATHDALFYALKPDGNIQYTVTPEGRPEPVRVPRPHSEFLNTGYAYMTYLGQRGVVPLYNTSVDFPQYRFRFYTDGTRQHAVTDLPPIPVTASGDPDDINPALDENGAPIVGPALAAQWYSTDPGRALITGDPAEFEAFDIPSLRGIARTAPYFHDNSHATLAEVVDTYSRFILPGIPSVGALPVHPPEFPGGPPESLSPAQKQDLVRFLQRL; encoded by the coding sequence ATGGCAGGACACCGACTCATCGCGAGCACCCTGGGGGCCTTCGCGCTCGCCGGGCTCGCGGGCTGCACCGACACCACGGCTCCCGTGGAGGACTCTCCCACGCTCGGAGCATCCCAGGCGGAGCTGGCCTCGTTGGCCCAGGCGTCCGCCGGCAAGAAGCACTTCCAGGAGGCCCTGCCCGGAACCAACGGCCGCTCCTGCGCGACCTGCCACGTGCTGTCGGACAACGCCGCGCTCACGCCCGCGCACGTGGAGGCCCTCTGGGCCCGAAACCCCATGGACCCGCTGTTCCACCGCATCGACGCGGACGACCCCAACGCCCCGGTGCCCACCTACGAGCACCTGAAGAAGGGGCTGGTGCGCTTGGTGCTCCCCCTCCCCGCGAACATGGATGTCATTGACGTGCAGGGGAACGTCATCACCGCTCCAGACCGGAAGGTGTCCGTCTGGCGCGCGGTGCCGAGCATCGCCGACACGGCCTTCTCCGGCCCCTTCCAGTCCGACGGCCGCGAACCGGACCTCATCACCCAGGCCCAGAGCGCGGTCACCAGCCACAGCCAGGGCGGGACGGTGGCGCGGCCCGTGCTGGAGCGCATCGCCGCGTTCGAGCGCACCGTCTTCAGCTCCCCGCGCTCCCGCTTCGTCGCGGAGCTCCTGGAGCGGGGCTGGCCGTTGAGCGCCATCCCGGATCCGGACGCCCTGCTGCTGCTGGATGCGTCCGAGCGGCGCGGCCGCGACGTCTACAACCTGGCCTGCGAGGCCTGCCACGGCGACCGCACGCGCAACCGCATCGTGAACCGCGCCACGCACGACGCCCTCTTCTACGCGCTCAAGCCCGACGGCAACATCCAGTACACCGTCACGCCGGAAGGCCGGCCGGAGCCCGTGCGCGTGCCCCGCCCGCACAGCGAGTTCCTCAACACCGGCTACGCGTACATGACCTACCTGGGGCAGCGCGGCGTGGTGCCGCTCTACAACACGTCCGTCGACTTCCCCCAGTACCGCTTCCGCTTCTACACGGACGGCACGCGCCAGCACGCCGTCACGGACCTGCCGCCCATCCCCGTCACCGCCAGCGGCGACCCGGACGACATCAACCCCGCACTGGATGAGAACGGCGCGCCCATCGTCGGACCCGCGCTGGCGGCCCAGTGGTACTCCACCGACCCCGGCCGCGCGCTGATCACCGGCGACCCGGCGGAGTTCGAGGCCTTCGACATCCCGTCCCTGCGCGGCATCGCGCGGACCGCGCCGTACTTCCACGATAACAGCCACGCCACGCTCGCGGAGGTGGTGGACACGTACAGCCGCTTCATCCTCCCGGGCATCCCCAGCGTGGGCGCGCTTCCGGTGCACCCGCCCGAGTTCCCGGGAGGACCGCCGGAGTCGCTCAGCCCCGCGCAGAAGCAGGACCTGGTGCGCTTCCTCCAGCGGCTGTGA